A region of Gracilinanus agilis isolate LMUSP501 chromosome 3, AgileGrace, whole genome shotgun sequence DNA encodes the following proteins:
- the LOC123239520 gene encoding vomeronasal type-1 receptor 4-like: protein MILSVAFFTQTGIGVIGNSFLICLFVFLFLSGCRLRPIDLIFTQLVLGNCLTILSKGIPRTMVAFGMNNFLDITGCKIIIYLQRVARGLTLTLTCLLSGFQAIAISPRNTGPAGLKDRAQKRIVPSFLLCWAFHGLLNIFIPVGMIDPRHIINTTQIQHYGYCSHLVPSRFWASLYTFLLSFPDAVSLGFMIFANGYMVLLLYRHHRQVEQIRITCLSTPAFPEIKATKTILLLVSTFVSSYSVECILSAFMAFMKSPTWFVHTSAFMTSFYPAISPYVLMSSDSHILKHCSVLCGRKVPHFYKESRRLSPVMGDPRKAPVKGKALGRW from the coding sequence ATGATCCTGAGTGTTGCCTTCTTCACCCAGACAGGAATCGGGGTTATAGGAAATTCCTTTCTTATTTGTCTCTTTGTCTTCCTGTTTCTCAGTGGATGCAGGCTTAGACCCATAGATCTTATTTTCACACAGCTTGTCTTGGGCAACTGTTTGACGATACTCTCAAAAGGCATCCCTCGCACAATGGTGGCCTTCGGAATGAACAATTTCCTGGATATCACTGGCTGTAAAATTATCATCTACCTTCAAAGAGTAGCTCGAGGTCTCACTCTCACCCTGACCTGCCTCCTGAGTGGGTTTCAGGCCATTGCCATCAGCCCCAGAAACACAGGTCCAGCAGGTCTGAAAGACAGAGCTCAGAAGCGCAttgttccctcctttctcctgtgCTGGGCTTTCCATGGGCTTCTCAACATCTTTATTCCTGTAGGAATGATTGATCCGAGGCACATCATAAATACCACTCAGATACAGCATTATGGATATTGTTCTCACTTAGTTCCTTCAAGATTTTGGGCTTCCCTGTACACgtttcttctctcatttcctgATGCTGTTTCTTTGGGGTTCATGATATTTGCTAATGGCTACATGGTGCTTCTTCTGTACAGGCACCACAGACAAGTTGAACAAATTCGCATCACCTGCCTCTCTACCCCAGCCTTCCCTGAGATCAAGGCCACCAAAACCATCCTTCTGCTGGTGAGCACCTTTGTCTCCTCTTATTCTGTTGAGTGCATCTTGTCAGCATTCATGGCTTTTATGAAGTCCCCAACATGGTTTGTGCACACCTCTGCATTCATGACTTCTTTCTACCCAGCTATTAGTCCTTATGTGTTGATGAGCAGCGACTCCCACATTCTGAAGCACTGCTCTGTTCTTTGTGGGAGGAAAGTGCCCCATTTTTACAAGGAGAGCAGGAGACTCTCCCCTGTCATGGGAGACCCTAGGAAAGCTCCTgtcaaagggaaggcattgggACGATGGTAG